A part of Patagioenas fasciata isolate bPatFas1 chromosome 30, bPatFas1.hap1, whole genome shotgun sequence genomic DNA contains:
- the ARHGEF2 gene encoding rho guanine nucleotide exchange factor 2 isoform X2, producing MEGPDAFLGPCEGALEGDPPAPVTVPSAPAEEEEEGDEERFRGVPLRRPRALRTLGCSRDPFRRHSWEPGTALRGGPGCHRLSVSPDDMGSSAERLGGPWRDPRRAPLLHSNDDLGSLLSEEDEADAQQEDARYRPSACALSKSASLGVIDTFPDWDDIPPFASQQSLFHGFGSLGQLAGGGRDETPLGRTLSFIRRMTGKTKSKEKMKEGKEKVTMTVKEGKDKDARYTNGHLFSTITVSGTTMCFACNKSITAKEALSCPTCNVTIHNRCKDTLPNCTKVKQKQQKAALLKNSSALQSVSLRNKNAIRERPNSAIYPSESFRQTLLGPRRSRPSLSLSKSVSTTNIAGTFNDESPLGIRRILSQSTDSLNMRNRTLSVESLIDEGPDVVLNQLLSDLETDGKDFEADSWSLAVDNSFLQQHKMDVMKRQDVIYELIQTELHHVRTLKIMGSLFRRAMLEELALDPGTVHGIFPGLDELRQVHQRFLAQLLERRRHSLACDSNKNFVIDRLGDILVSQFSGASAEQLRKAYSEFCSRHTRALKEYKELLARDKRFQQFIRRMSRSPLLRRHGVPECILLVTQRITKYPVLIERILKNSKDNEAEAADLSRALALVKELISAVNAEVHACELSARLGDVHRRLDGRARVPLPGESRLGVFGKDELLRRRLVHSGCLLWKTAAGRFKDVLVLLLTDVLVFLQEKDQKFTFPTLDKPPVISLQNLLVRDIANQEKGMFLLSAAPPEMYEVHAASRDDRNAWMRLIQQTVSLCPSRQDFPLIETETEASIRKLKDRIQQQDRQISALLEEKVGLFADVLALASGCEEPLGPPRPLFRCDSPEASQGERLLHDAIREVESLRETLTCAGRDRDHDNVTEGESCPSPGANGDAGSFNGSLEFCRADSDTGQRDGNGNQLLQRGSQEEINQRLLNLYSLLHGLQAVVTRQDTLLELHLQEAAEKPSRRGSHPVTPTEPPARGGEKPGGVPVTGATELALLQRQHALVQEELCRCRQLCQERAQEAAALEARLRDSERERGRLERELEEARGPRQDAPGRRRGGTEPRRRSLPAGDALYLSFTPPQLGHGAPPGSLSYPPPALAAPRPELELDYRGGGGPEALRGAEDALDTLLEDEDMGSGRSPPASPRDFPRMQDIPEEVESGQELRDGDGDS from the exons ATGGAGGGGCCCGACGCGTTCCTGGGGCCCTGCGAAGGGGCCCTCGAGGGGGATCCCCCGGCACCCGTCACGGTCCCCAGCGCCccggccgaggaggaggaggagggggacgaAGAGCGTTTTCGGGGGGTGCCGCTGCGCCGCCCCCGCGCCCTGCGAACCCTGGGCTGCTCCCGGGACCCGTTCCGCCGGCACAGCTGGGAGCCGGGCACGGCGCTGCGGGGGGGCCCCGGCTGCCACCGCCTCAG CGTGAGCCCCGATGACATGGGCTCCAGCGCGGAGCGGCTGGGGGGGCCCTGGCGGGACCCCCGGCGAGCCCCCCTGCTCCACAGCAACGACGACCTGGGGTCCCTGCTCTCTGAGGAGGACGAGGCCGATGCGCAG CAGGAGGACGCCCGGTACCGGCCCAGCGCCTGCGCCCTCTCCAAATCCGCGTCCCTCGGCGTCATCGACACCTTCCCCGACTGGGACG ACATTCCCCCGTTTGCCTCCCAGCAGAGCCTGTTCCACGG CTTCGGGAGCCTCGGGCAGctggcggggggcggccgggacGAGACCCCCCTGGGCCGGACCCTCAGCTTCATCCGCAGGATGACGGGGAAGACGAAG AGCAAGGAGAAgatgaaggaggggaaggagaaggtgaCAATGACGGTGAAGGAGGGGAAGGACAAGGACGCCCGGTACACCAACGGCCACCTCTTCAGCACCATCACCGTGTCCGGCACCACCATGTGCTTCGCCTGCAACAAGAGCATCACGGCCAAGGAGGCGCTGAGCTGCCCCA cgtGCAACGTCACCATCCACAACCGCTGCAAGGACACGCTGCCCAACTGCACCAAGGTGAAGCAGAAG CAGCAGAAGGCGGCGCTGCTCAAGAACAGCTCGGCGCTGCAGTCGGTCTCGCTGCGCAATAAAA ATGCCATCCGGGAACGTCCCAACTCGGCCATTTACCCCTCGGAGAGCTTCCGGCAGACGCTGCTGGGCCCGCGCCGCAGCCGGCCCTCCCTGTCCCTCTCCAAAAGCGTCTCCACCACCAACATCGCAGG GACGTTCAATGACGAGTCTCCCCTGGGGATCCGGCGGATCCTGTCCCAATCCACCGATTCGCTCAACATGCGCAACCGCACGCTGTCCGTGGAGTCGCTCATCGACGaag GCCCCGACGTCGTCCTCAACCAGCTGCTGAGCGACCTGGAGACGGACGGGAAGGACTTCGAGGCGGATTCGTGGAGCTTGGCCGTGGACAACAGCTTCCTGCAGCAGCACAAGATGGACGTGATGAAGCGCCAGGACGTCATCTACG AGCTGATCCAGACCGAGCTGCACCACGTGCGCACGCTGAAGatcatgggcagcctgttccgcaGGGCCATGCTGGAGGAGCTGGCGCTGGACCCCGGCACCGTGCACGGCATCTTCCCCGGCCTGGACGAGCTGCGCCAGGTCCACCAGCGCTTCCTGGCCCAGCTGCTCGAGCGGCGCCGCCACTCGCTGGCCTGCGACAGCAACAAGAACTTTGTCATCGACAGGCTGGGGGACATCCTGGTCAGCCAG TTTTCGGGCGCCAGCGCGGAGCAGCTGAGGAAAGCGTACTCGGAGTTCTGCAGCCGGCACACGCGGGCCCTGAAGGAGTACAAGGAGCTGCTGGCGCGGGACAAGCGCTTCCAGCAGTTCATCCGG AGGATGTCGCGGTCCCCGCTGCTGCGGCGTCACGGCGTCCCCGAGTGCATCCTGCTGGTGACGCAGAGGATCACCAAGTACCCGGTGCTCATCGAGCGCATCCTCAAGAACTCCAAAG ACAACGAGGCCGAGGCGGCGGACCTGTCGCGGGCGCTGGCGCTGGTGAAGGAGCTGATCTCGGCGGTGAACGCCGAGGTGCACGCCTGCGAGCTGAGCGCGCGGCTGGGGGACGTGCACCGGCGCCTGGACGGGCGGGCGCGCGTGCCGCTGCCCGGCGAGAGCCGCCTCGGCGTCTTCGGCAAGGACGAGCTGCTGCGGCGCCGGCTGGTGCACAGCGGCTGCCTGCTCTGGAAAACCGCAGCCGGGCGCTTCAAag acgtgctggtgctgctgctgaccGACGTGCTCGTCTTCCTGCAAGAGAAGGACCAGAAGTTCACGTTCCCCACGCTG gaCAAGCCCCCCGTGATCTCGCTGCAAAACCTGCTGGTGCGGGACATCGCCAACCAGGAGAAGGGGATGTTCCTGCTGAGCGCGGCGCCGCCCGAGATGTACGAGGTGCACGCGGCCTCGCGCGACGACCGCAACGCCTGGATGCGCCTGATCCAGCAGACGGTCAGCCT CTGTCCCAGCCGCCAGGACTTTCCCCTGATCGAGACGGAGACCGAAGCGTCCATACGCAAGCTGAAAG ACCGCATCCAGCAGCAGGACCGGCAGATCTCGGCGCTGCTGGAGGAGAAGGTCGGGCTCTTTGCCGACGTGCTGGCGCTGGCCAGCGGCTGCGAGGAGCCCCtggggcccccccggcccctgTTCCGCTGCGACTCGCCCGAGGCTTCGCAAGGGGAGAGGCTGCTGCACGACGCCATCCGGGAGG TGGAGAGCCTGCGGGAAACGCTCACCTGCGCCGGACGCGACCGCGACCACGACAACGTCACGGAGGGCGagagctgccccagccccggcGCCA ACGGTGACGCCGGCAGCTTCAACGGCTCCTTGGAGTTCTGCAGGGCGGATTCGGACACCGGGCAGAGG GATGGGAATGGGAACCAGCTCCTGCAGAGGGGATCCCAGGAG GAGATCAACCAGCGGCTGCTGAACCTCTACAGCCTCCTGCACGGGCTGCAG GCCGTGGTGACCCGGCAGGACACGCTGCTGGAGCTGCACCTGCAAGAAGCGGCCGAGAAACCGTCCCGGCGTGGCTCCCACCCTGTGACCCCGACCGAGCCGCCGGCGCGAGGGGGCGAGAAGCCCGGCGGTGTCCCCGTCACCGGCGCCACGGAGCTGGCGCTGCTGCAGCGGCAGCACGCgctggtgcaggaggagctgtgccgCTGCCGGCAGCTGTGCCAGGAGCGGgcgcaggaggcggcggcgctgGAGGCGCGGCTGCGGGACAGCGAGCGCGAGCGCGGGCGGCTGGAGCGGGAGCTGGAGGAGGCGCGGGGGCCGCGCCAGGACGCGCCGGGACGGAGGCGCGGGGGCACGGAGCCGCGGCGCCGCAGCCTGCCCGCCGGGGACGCGCTGTACCTCAGCTTCACCCCCCCGCAG
- the ARHGEF2 gene encoding rho guanine nucleotide exchange factor 2 isoform X1, whose protein sequence is MEGPDAFLGPCEGALEGDPPAPVTVPSAPAEEEEEGDEERFRGVPLRRPRALRTLGCSRDPFRRHSWEPGTALRGGPGCHRLSVSPDDMGSSAERLGGPWRDPRRAPLLHSNDDLGSLLSEEDEADAQQEDARYRPSACALSKSASLGVIDTFPDWDDIPPFASQQSLFHGFGSLGQLAGGGRDETPLGRTLSFIRRMTGKTKSKEKMKEGKEKVTMTVKEGKDKDARYTNGHLFSTITVSGTTMCFACNKSITAKEALSCPTCNVTIHNRCKDTLPNCTKVKQKQQKAALLKNSSALQSVSLRNKNAIRERPNSAIYPSESFRQTLLGPRRSRPSLSLSKSVSTTNIAGTFNDESPLGIRRILSQSTDSLNMRNRTLSVESLIDEGPDVVLNQLLSDLETDGKDFEADSWSLAVDNSFLQQHKMDVMKRQDVIYELIQTELHHVRTLKIMGSLFRRAMLEELALDPGTVHGIFPGLDELRQVHQRFLAQLLERRRHSLACDSNKNFVIDRLGDILVSQFSGASAEQLRKAYSEFCSRHTRALKEYKELLARDKRFQQFIRRMSRSPLLRRHGVPECILLVTQRITKYPVLIERILKNSKDNEAEAADLSRALALVKELISAVNAEVHACELSARLGDVHRRLDGRARVPLPGESRLGVFGKDELLRRRLVHSGCLLWKTAAGRFKDVLVLLLTDVLVFLQEKDQKFTFPTLDKPPVISLQNLLVRDIANQEKGMFLLSAAPPEMYEVHAASRDDRNAWMRLIQQTVSLCPSRQDFPLIETETEASIRKLKDRIQQQDRQISALLEEKVGLFADVLALASGCEEPLGPPRPLFRCDSPEASQGERLLHDAIREVESLRETLTCAGRDRDHDNVTEGESCPSPGASNGDAGSFNGSLEFCRADSDTGQRDGNGNQLLQRGSQEEINQRLLNLYSLLHGLQAVVTRQDTLLELHLQEAAEKPSRRGSHPVTPTEPPARGGEKPGGVPVTGATELALLQRQHALVQEELCRCRQLCQERAQEAAALEARLRDSERERGRLERELEEARGPRQDAPGRRRGGTEPRRRSLPAGDALYLSFTPPQLGHGAPPGSLSYPPPALAAPRPELELDYRGGGGPEALRGAEDALDTLLEDEDMGSGRSPPASPRDFPRMQDIPEEVESGQELRDGDGDS, encoded by the exons ATGGAGGGGCCCGACGCGTTCCTGGGGCCCTGCGAAGGGGCCCTCGAGGGGGATCCCCCGGCACCCGTCACGGTCCCCAGCGCCccggccgaggaggaggaggagggggacgaAGAGCGTTTTCGGGGGGTGCCGCTGCGCCGCCCCCGCGCCCTGCGAACCCTGGGCTGCTCCCGGGACCCGTTCCGCCGGCACAGCTGGGAGCCGGGCACGGCGCTGCGGGGGGGCCCCGGCTGCCACCGCCTCAG CGTGAGCCCCGATGACATGGGCTCCAGCGCGGAGCGGCTGGGGGGGCCCTGGCGGGACCCCCGGCGAGCCCCCCTGCTCCACAGCAACGACGACCTGGGGTCCCTGCTCTCTGAGGAGGACGAGGCCGATGCGCAG CAGGAGGACGCCCGGTACCGGCCCAGCGCCTGCGCCCTCTCCAAATCCGCGTCCCTCGGCGTCATCGACACCTTCCCCGACTGGGACG ACATTCCCCCGTTTGCCTCCCAGCAGAGCCTGTTCCACGG CTTCGGGAGCCTCGGGCAGctggcggggggcggccgggacGAGACCCCCCTGGGCCGGACCCTCAGCTTCATCCGCAGGATGACGGGGAAGACGAAG AGCAAGGAGAAgatgaaggaggggaaggagaaggtgaCAATGACGGTGAAGGAGGGGAAGGACAAGGACGCCCGGTACACCAACGGCCACCTCTTCAGCACCATCACCGTGTCCGGCACCACCATGTGCTTCGCCTGCAACAAGAGCATCACGGCCAAGGAGGCGCTGAGCTGCCCCA cgtGCAACGTCACCATCCACAACCGCTGCAAGGACACGCTGCCCAACTGCACCAAGGTGAAGCAGAAG CAGCAGAAGGCGGCGCTGCTCAAGAACAGCTCGGCGCTGCAGTCGGTCTCGCTGCGCAATAAAA ATGCCATCCGGGAACGTCCCAACTCGGCCATTTACCCCTCGGAGAGCTTCCGGCAGACGCTGCTGGGCCCGCGCCGCAGCCGGCCCTCCCTGTCCCTCTCCAAAAGCGTCTCCACCACCAACATCGCAGG GACGTTCAATGACGAGTCTCCCCTGGGGATCCGGCGGATCCTGTCCCAATCCACCGATTCGCTCAACATGCGCAACCGCACGCTGTCCGTGGAGTCGCTCATCGACGaag GCCCCGACGTCGTCCTCAACCAGCTGCTGAGCGACCTGGAGACGGACGGGAAGGACTTCGAGGCGGATTCGTGGAGCTTGGCCGTGGACAACAGCTTCCTGCAGCAGCACAAGATGGACGTGATGAAGCGCCAGGACGTCATCTACG AGCTGATCCAGACCGAGCTGCACCACGTGCGCACGCTGAAGatcatgggcagcctgttccgcaGGGCCATGCTGGAGGAGCTGGCGCTGGACCCCGGCACCGTGCACGGCATCTTCCCCGGCCTGGACGAGCTGCGCCAGGTCCACCAGCGCTTCCTGGCCCAGCTGCTCGAGCGGCGCCGCCACTCGCTGGCCTGCGACAGCAACAAGAACTTTGTCATCGACAGGCTGGGGGACATCCTGGTCAGCCAG TTTTCGGGCGCCAGCGCGGAGCAGCTGAGGAAAGCGTACTCGGAGTTCTGCAGCCGGCACACGCGGGCCCTGAAGGAGTACAAGGAGCTGCTGGCGCGGGACAAGCGCTTCCAGCAGTTCATCCGG AGGATGTCGCGGTCCCCGCTGCTGCGGCGTCACGGCGTCCCCGAGTGCATCCTGCTGGTGACGCAGAGGATCACCAAGTACCCGGTGCTCATCGAGCGCATCCTCAAGAACTCCAAAG ACAACGAGGCCGAGGCGGCGGACCTGTCGCGGGCGCTGGCGCTGGTGAAGGAGCTGATCTCGGCGGTGAACGCCGAGGTGCACGCCTGCGAGCTGAGCGCGCGGCTGGGGGACGTGCACCGGCGCCTGGACGGGCGGGCGCGCGTGCCGCTGCCCGGCGAGAGCCGCCTCGGCGTCTTCGGCAAGGACGAGCTGCTGCGGCGCCGGCTGGTGCACAGCGGCTGCCTGCTCTGGAAAACCGCAGCCGGGCGCTTCAAag acgtgctggtgctgctgctgaccGACGTGCTCGTCTTCCTGCAAGAGAAGGACCAGAAGTTCACGTTCCCCACGCTG gaCAAGCCCCCCGTGATCTCGCTGCAAAACCTGCTGGTGCGGGACATCGCCAACCAGGAGAAGGGGATGTTCCTGCTGAGCGCGGCGCCGCCCGAGATGTACGAGGTGCACGCGGCCTCGCGCGACGACCGCAACGCCTGGATGCGCCTGATCCAGCAGACGGTCAGCCT CTGTCCCAGCCGCCAGGACTTTCCCCTGATCGAGACGGAGACCGAAGCGTCCATACGCAAGCTGAAAG ACCGCATCCAGCAGCAGGACCGGCAGATCTCGGCGCTGCTGGAGGAGAAGGTCGGGCTCTTTGCCGACGTGCTGGCGCTGGCCAGCGGCTGCGAGGAGCCCCtggggcccccccggcccctgTTCCGCTGCGACTCGCCCGAGGCTTCGCAAGGGGAGAGGCTGCTGCACGACGCCATCCGGGAGG TGGAGAGCCTGCGGGAAACGCTCACCTGCGCCGGACGCGACCGCGACCACGACAACGTCACGGAGGGCGagagctgccccagccccggcGCCAGCA ACGGTGACGCCGGCAGCTTCAACGGCTCCTTGGAGTTCTGCAGGGCGGATTCGGACACCGGGCAGAGG GATGGGAATGGGAACCAGCTCCTGCAGAGGGGATCCCAGGAG GAGATCAACCAGCGGCTGCTGAACCTCTACAGCCTCCTGCACGGGCTGCAG GCCGTGGTGACCCGGCAGGACACGCTGCTGGAGCTGCACCTGCAAGAAGCGGCCGAGAAACCGTCCCGGCGTGGCTCCCACCCTGTGACCCCGACCGAGCCGCCGGCGCGAGGGGGCGAGAAGCCCGGCGGTGTCCCCGTCACCGGCGCCACGGAGCTGGCGCTGCTGCAGCGGCAGCACGCgctggtgcaggaggagctgtgccgCTGCCGGCAGCTGTGCCAGGAGCGGgcgcaggaggcggcggcgctgGAGGCGCGGCTGCGGGACAGCGAGCGCGAGCGCGGGCGGCTGGAGCGGGAGCTGGAGGAGGCGCGGGGGCCGCGCCAGGACGCGCCGGGACGGAGGCGCGGGGGCACGGAGCCGCGGCGCCGCAGCCTGCCCGCCGGGGACGCGCTGTACCTCAGCTTCACCCCCCCGCAG
- the ARHGEF2 gene encoding rho guanine nucleotide exchange factor 2 isoform X6 has product MKEGKEKVTMTVKEGKDKDARYTNGHLFSTITVSGTTMCFACNKSITAKEALSCPTCNVTIHNRCKDTLPNCTKVKQKQQKAALLKNSSALQSVSLRNKNAIRERPNSAIYPSESFRQTLLGPRRSRPSLSLSKSVSTTNIAGTFNDESPLGIRRILSQSTDSLNMRNRTLSVESLIDEGPDVVLNQLLSDLETDGKDFEADSWSLAVDNSFLQQHKMDVMKRQDVIYELIQTELHHVRTLKIMGSLFRRAMLEELALDPGTVHGIFPGLDELRQVHQRFLAQLLERRRHSLACDSNKNFVIDRLGDILVSQFSGASAEQLRKAYSEFCSRHTRALKEYKELLARDKRFQQFIRRMSRSPLLRRHGVPECILLVTQRITKYPVLIERILKNSKDNEAEAADLSRALALVKELISAVNAEVHACELSARLGDVHRRLDGRARVPLPGESRLGVFGKDELLRRRLVHSGCLLWKTAAGRFKDVLVLLLTDVLVFLQEKDQKFTFPTLDKPPVISLQNLLVRDIANQEKGMFLLSAAPPEMYEVHAASRDDRNAWMRLIQQTVSLCPSRQDFPLIETETEASIRKLKDRIQQQDRQISALLEEKVGLFADVLALASGCEEPLGPPRPLFRCDSPEASQGERLLHDAIREVESLRETLTCAGRDRDHDNVTEGESCPSPGASNGDAGSFNGSLEFCRADSDTGQRDGNGNQLLQRGSQEEINQRLLNLYSLLHGLQAVVTRQDTLLELHLQEAAEKPSRRGSHPVTPTEPPARGGEKPGGVPVTGATELALLQRQHALVQEELCRCRQLCQERAQEAAALEARLRDSERERGRLERELEEARGPRQDAPGRRRGGTEPRRRSLPAGDALYLSFTPPQLGHGAPPGSLSYPPPALAAPRPELELDYRGGGGPEALRGAEDALDTLLEDEDMGSGRSPPASPRDFPRMQDIPEEVESGQELRDGDGDS; this is encoded by the exons atgaaggaggggaaggagaaggtgaCAATGACGGTGAAGGAGGGGAAGGACAAGGACGCCCGGTACACCAACGGCCACCTCTTCAGCACCATCACCGTGTCCGGCACCACCATGTGCTTCGCCTGCAACAAGAGCATCACGGCCAAGGAGGCGCTGAGCTGCCCCA cgtGCAACGTCACCATCCACAACCGCTGCAAGGACACGCTGCCCAACTGCACCAAGGTGAAGCAGAAG CAGCAGAAGGCGGCGCTGCTCAAGAACAGCTCGGCGCTGCAGTCGGTCTCGCTGCGCAATAAAA ATGCCATCCGGGAACGTCCCAACTCGGCCATTTACCCCTCGGAGAGCTTCCGGCAGACGCTGCTGGGCCCGCGCCGCAGCCGGCCCTCCCTGTCCCTCTCCAAAAGCGTCTCCACCACCAACATCGCAGG GACGTTCAATGACGAGTCTCCCCTGGGGATCCGGCGGATCCTGTCCCAATCCACCGATTCGCTCAACATGCGCAACCGCACGCTGTCCGTGGAGTCGCTCATCGACGaag GCCCCGACGTCGTCCTCAACCAGCTGCTGAGCGACCTGGAGACGGACGGGAAGGACTTCGAGGCGGATTCGTGGAGCTTGGCCGTGGACAACAGCTTCCTGCAGCAGCACAAGATGGACGTGATGAAGCGCCAGGACGTCATCTACG AGCTGATCCAGACCGAGCTGCACCACGTGCGCACGCTGAAGatcatgggcagcctgttccgcaGGGCCATGCTGGAGGAGCTGGCGCTGGACCCCGGCACCGTGCACGGCATCTTCCCCGGCCTGGACGAGCTGCGCCAGGTCCACCAGCGCTTCCTGGCCCAGCTGCTCGAGCGGCGCCGCCACTCGCTGGCCTGCGACAGCAACAAGAACTTTGTCATCGACAGGCTGGGGGACATCCTGGTCAGCCAG TTTTCGGGCGCCAGCGCGGAGCAGCTGAGGAAAGCGTACTCGGAGTTCTGCAGCCGGCACACGCGGGCCCTGAAGGAGTACAAGGAGCTGCTGGCGCGGGACAAGCGCTTCCAGCAGTTCATCCGG AGGATGTCGCGGTCCCCGCTGCTGCGGCGTCACGGCGTCCCCGAGTGCATCCTGCTGGTGACGCAGAGGATCACCAAGTACCCGGTGCTCATCGAGCGCATCCTCAAGAACTCCAAAG ACAACGAGGCCGAGGCGGCGGACCTGTCGCGGGCGCTGGCGCTGGTGAAGGAGCTGATCTCGGCGGTGAACGCCGAGGTGCACGCCTGCGAGCTGAGCGCGCGGCTGGGGGACGTGCACCGGCGCCTGGACGGGCGGGCGCGCGTGCCGCTGCCCGGCGAGAGCCGCCTCGGCGTCTTCGGCAAGGACGAGCTGCTGCGGCGCCGGCTGGTGCACAGCGGCTGCCTGCTCTGGAAAACCGCAGCCGGGCGCTTCAAag acgtgctggtgctgctgctgaccGACGTGCTCGTCTTCCTGCAAGAGAAGGACCAGAAGTTCACGTTCCCCACGCTG gaCAAGCCCCCCGTGATCTCGCTGCAAAACCTGCTGGTGCGGGACATCGCCAACCAGGAGAAGGGGATGTTCCTGCTGAGCGCGGCGCCGCCCGAGATGTACGAGGTGCACGCGGCCTCGCGCGACGACCGCAACGCCTGGATGCGCCTGATCCAGCAGACGGTCAGCCT CTGTCCCAGCCGCCAGGACTTTCCCCTGATCGAGACGGAGACCGAAGCGTCCATACGCAAGCTGAAAG ACCGCATCCAGCAGCAGGACCGGCAGATCTCGGCGCTGCTGGAGGAGAAGGTCGGGCTCTTTGCCGACGTGCTGGCGCTGGCCAGCGGCTGCGAGGAGCCCCtggggcccccccggcccctgTTCCGCTGCGACTCGCCCGAGGCTTCGCAAGGGGAGAGGCTGCTGCACGACGCCATCCGGGAGG TGGAGAGCCTGCGGGAAACGCTCACCTGCGCCGGACGCGACCGCGACCACGACAACGTCACGGAGGGCGagagctgccccagccccggcGCCAGCA ACGGTGACGCCGGCAGCTTCAACGGCTCCTTGGAGTTCTGCAGGGCGGATTCGGACACCGGGCAGAGG GATGGGAATGGGAACCAGCTCCTGCAGAGGGGATCCCAGGAG GAGATCAACCAGCGGCTGCTGAACCTCTACAGCCTCCTGCACGGGCTGCAG GCCGTGGTGACCCGGCAGGACACGCTGCTGGAGCTGCACCTGCAAGAAGCGGCCGAGAAACCGTCCCGGCGTGGCTCCCACCCTGTGACCCCGACCGAGCCGCCGGCGCGAGGGGGCGAGAAGCCCGGCGGTGTCCCCGTCACCGGCGCCACGGAGCTGGCGCTGCTGCAGCGGCAGCACGCgctggtgcaggaggagctgtgccgCTGCCGGCAGCTGTGCCAGGAGCGGgcgcaggaggcggcggcgctgGAGGCGCGGCTGCGGGACAGCGAGCGCGAGCGCGGGCGGCTGGAGCGGGAGCTGGAGGAGGCGCGGGGGCCGCGCCAGGACGCGCCGGGACGGAGGCGCGGGGGCACGGAGCCGCGGCGCCGCAGCCTGCCCGCCGGGGACGCGCTGTACCTCAGCTTCACCCCCCCGCAG